Within the Trichoderma breve strain T069 chromosome 3, whole genome shotgun sequence genome, the region CCCGCCAACATTCCGGGTAAGCTATGCCCTACAAAGGAAAAGTTGGGGAATGGAGACGGGCTTAGCCGCCCATGTTAAGTTAGTCCCAGCGAGCCCAGCTTGCCATCTGTGGTACGGATGGCTCTGTATCCGATTCTGTGACAATTGATCAGACCACAACGGCGGGCGGCGCCTCTATTCCATTGCTCGGTTTGATGCCCTTGACAGCGGGGCTGGTGTGTATGTAGCCGCATATAGGCCATAACTCGGcatttactttaataaaaataggGCTATTTGGATGACCTTCCGCGGCTCCAATCAGTGCGACCGCGAAACGTAATAGATTCGCTTCCCACTTATATTAAATCATCAGTTTGTCAAGAATTAAGAGAACTTACATTGCCACTGTTTGAAACGTATTCCTGAGCAACAACTTTTGTAAATTTTGTAATGAATTCAATTCAAGAGAGCGACATTAAGCCGACTGGGTTGCCCGTCGTCAGACAGAGGGGCCTTGCCAATCCAGTATGAACCACCGACTCTCAAATTATAACATTCTTTCAACACAAGGTTATGGTAGGCCGCTAATATATACGATAGAGTGCATTGGGTTTTGGCAGTTTTGCAGCCACATTAATGGCGTTGTCACTGTCTGCCATGGGCTTCCGCGGAGTGTCAAACCAATCCGTCTTTGTAGCAAACCTCTGTTTTCTCGCTGGACTTGGGCTCTTGATCTCGGCGCAGTGGGAAATGGTCAGGGGCAACACGTTCGAATACACAGTTTTGGCAGCTTTTGGTGAACACATCCCCTTGGAGTTGTCGTGGTTTACTGAGACTAACGCCTGACATCTTCGGATAGGGCTATACTACGGCGGTTACGGAGTGCTGATATTACCTTCGATGGGCATTCTCGAGTCATATAAAGGCGACACAACCGAGTATTACAATGCATTTGGGATTTACCAGCTTGGTAAGTCATATTCCTGTCTCAAGGAGCGCACTGACTAGGAATCTAATGTCCACATAGTTTGGTGCATActcaatctcttcttttttattgCATCTTTGCCAACGTAAGAACCTGTCTAATAAACAACTCTAGAACACCGCTAAATTTGATACAGCGGTGGTcctaatattattatatatgGTGGATTGGAGCTCTCATATATCTTCAACTGCATAGCGCACTTTGTTAGGGCAGATGGTAATGTTGCGACCAGTACCAGCCTTATGAAAGCAGGGGGCGCATTCGGATTTATTGCATCTCTGGCTGGCTTTTATATGTTGGGTCATGAGCTTTGTCAAGATGTTTTACCCTTTCGCGTTCCGGTGTACAACACGAGTCGCCTTGCTGGGAGAAGGAAATCGAGCGACCAGAGTAATTGATTCGATAAGCGCATTATATCTAGAAATACACAGTCAAAATAAGagtaataatagtaataacaACAGAAAAGCCAGATCTTACTGGACATGAATGCACAACGGCAACCTCGGTTTCATTTAGCTGCATTTGTTTGTTTCGCTCAAAAAGTTACACATGCCTGCAGCAGAAGGACCTCAAATGTGATTGTGGCGCTACCCTTGGCTAAATAGCATTACTGGTGCACTGCGCTTTATATCGGAGTTTTCCTGGCACGAAGTAAaacttccagcagcagatgtAAGACGGCTTGGCTTTATCGAGCGAGTCAGCTACCGTCGGTCCCATGACGTAGTTTATTATCTTCCGCCACTCAAGGTCGTATCTGACTTGCCCCACGTAAAATAACTACCGGAATAGGAAGTGGAGCGATAGCGGTCGTACATGAAGTTCTCCAGAACGAGCTGCATTCTCCTTACACCCGCACGGCATGAGTCTTTTCACGAAGAGATTATGAGCAAATTATAAATTGTCTGATAAGGAGCTGTAAATCTGGTCTTGGTATATCTAGGAATGGCGTATGGCGTAGGGATGATAAAGACAAACTATAAAGTAGCAAACTGCTCGCCTCTGCCGTTTTAGACATTCCCTCCTCTTTATCACAGTTGAACAatttcttgtttctttccaGTCTCACAGAACTCATACCAGATCACAAAGATGTGTCAAGACGAGGTTGCTTCCAATGGCTGGACTAGCGTTCCCAGACACGCCGGGACTCTCTTTGGTGATAAGCTATCGACCATTGAACCATTGCCCCTTTCCATCAGTGAGCTCGGATTTCCATCCAGCGACGAAGTAGTGGCGAAGACTATTGATTACGCCAAAGCCACTCTTCACCCTCAGACTTTCAATCATTCTATGAGAGTGTATTATTTTGGTGTGTAATCTATGCCAATGAAGTACCTGTTTAGGTATATTGGTTCCGTGCTAATACGTCTTTTGAAGGaatggccatcaccaagcaaTATTTCCCAAAGCAAGCTGCTGGGTTTAATCCTGCCACTTGGGCTCTTACTTGTCTACTCCACGATATTGGGACTGCGGAGGAATTCTTGACTGCTACTAGAATGTCTTTTGACATCTATGGTGGCATCAAGGCTCTGCAGGTTCTCAAGGATATTGGAGCCTCCAAGGACCAGGCAGAAGCTGTTTCAGAAGCCATTATTAGACATGAGGATATGGGCATCCATGGAGAGATTGCGTATCTCGGCCAGCTAATTCAGCTTGCCACAACGTACGATAACACGAGCGTTCACCCCTATGTCAAGAACTTTGAGAAGTTGTTGCATCATACGACGGTCGCCGAGATCAACGAAGCGCATCCCCGGTTGAAGTGGTCTTCGTTTTTCTCTGGAACTATTCGCAAGGAGATGACCATTAAACCGTGGTGTCATTCAGGAAACCTCCCCAACTTTGACAATGAAATTGAAGCTAATCCACTCATGAAGGAATGGGACTATTGAAAGATTACGTGATAAGTTCAGTAAATATCACATGCACATGTAAATAGACCTTGACTGTTATCTCACTGGAATTCTCTACTGAATAGAGAATAAACAGATTTACCTAAGAGTTATCTTATACCTTTTGCTCTGTTCTTTCATTGCTTCTACCAGGCGATATTGTAAATAGCAACCTCTACTACGCGTAACCAAATAAGTCATTGAACCATTGATATATCTCCACGAAGGCCCCCTTCATCGTGTTCCACGCCTCTTTGACCTTTTTCCagacatcttcaagccacTGCGAAATAGCGTTATGCATGTCCAAGAAAAGATTGAAAATTTTATCCGTGAATTTTAGAAACTGGTCATAGATGAGTACCCACGCATCAGCTACCATCTCTTGTTGGTCCTCTGGTTGATGGTCAGTAATTTCAACAGCGTTATCATATGACCTATCGATACTATCGATAGACTGCTTCTTTGCTCGCTGGCGAGcttctctcatcttctccatggccATTTGCTTGTCCACTTTGTCGTCCTGAAGCTTATCCGTGACGGCCTTGACATCGCCACTTAGGTTTCGATGATCATCAATGAGGGCCCTGGTGATGGGTTCAAATTTGTCATCAGAGGTTGGGTTTGCACGGAGTAATGTCAAATGTTCCTTTAGCTTCACCGCATGCTGTTTCAGTTGCTCAATGCTATCGTCGGCACTGTGAAGACTTTGATGGTCAATGCCAAAGGACTCAAGGTTGGCCAAGTACGCCGTAATGTTAATGCTGCCTTGAGATTCTTGAGTCTTAGCCTTAGCCTGAGCCTGGGCACCACGAAGCCGCAACTTCCAGGCTGGGACGTCGGTGGCGGTAGAAGCGACGGTAGTCATTGCGTTTACTATATCAAATTAGCACAAACACATGTGAGCGGTAAAGGAGGATTAACATCGGCAAAAAGAAGCTATAGTTTAGTAGTTGGTTTTTGAATTGGTTTGTAGCGGTTTGAGGAAGAAAACCTCTCGTCTTTATGAAGCCTATATATAGCTATATATGCTCAAATTAATACTGCTTCTGTGGCGCCAACTTGTGTCTGCCAAGTGTGGGATCAACAGCCCGTGGTCGCACTATTGACTGGAATAAACCATACCGACCTTAAGTTGACCAAACGTAATGAACTGTGAATTGGAGGGATTTGATGTTTGGTTGAAAGTAGGCAGCTGAAATGTGTAAGCAGCTGATTTAATAGCCGCATGCATTGAAGGCGCATTTCAGCTACTCGAGAATGACCCGCGTTGCCTAACTAGGTGCAGAGTTCTGGATATGCATGCACTCAAGGACAATGGACCATTGCCGATGCAAATCTATACAATGCCAAGAATCCTATCCCTTGTGATTTACTGACTTCAGCGCTTCGTTCAGTGAGTTTCATAAGAACACTTCTTACTCTTTTTCGTGAAATATGTAGCTACCTTGTACTTGAACCTGCACAGGCTTAGACATCCTGCAAAATACAATACTGCCTATTTATCTACGGCCAAATCACCTGCTAAGGTAGCATTCCCTGCTAGTGCATCCAGCAGGCTATCTAGGCAAGCCAGGCAGAAAGCTGGCCGCTCACTTGACCAGGCCATGCTTCATGCCAATaaacaagagcagcaattGAGATCTTAATACGTTTGATGGTTGCGAGCCCTCACCAGCCTGTTTCTTACTTTAATAAACAACTCATTCTCCCTCCTATTCACTATCATAATCCCACTTAAGAAATAGCGCATAATCAAGAGAAAGATCTGATGCGAGCGAAAGTGACTGATCCAGTTTCTAAAGTGCGGACGCACCACCTTTCACTGCAGCCAACACGGCTAACGGGATCTGCGATCTTCCCCTCAGCCAAGCCAATCTTAAGACATCGAAGATTTCCTAGACGATCGCGGTGTGAACACTAATGACCATGCTATGATATGAGAAACAACCATCAGCATCCTAAAAATAATGTGTAAAGTCTCAGCGAGCTTGGCTATGGGCATCACCTACGGTAAGTGCGACTGACACACAGACTTCGTCATGTCACAGAAGAAAGCCATTTCAACGGTAAACTTGTCTTTGACGAATactctctgtctctctcccttttttttgtgaaGGCCAAATTGACAAGGAAGTTCATATGTGCAAGGTTGAACACTCCTAATGCCGTTGACTGGCACATGATCCATGTAGCGAACTGAATAAAGCGGCACTCATACGACTACACCATCAAAACAAACGATCGATTCATGCAGATGAAATGCTCTCATCTGAAGGTGGATAACCCTGCCTATTGGCTGGTCGAATTACCGCTCAAATCTGCTCTGTGTATTTGAGAAATTTCGCACCAGTAGCACACCTTACCTCCAAGGTAGCATTCCAAACATAAGCGAGGGGCCCCAGAGCTTTACTGATATCTGAAAAGCCACTGGTTAAAGCAGGCTGTGGCGCCCACGGAGAGTGCCACCTTGACCGACGTATTCAACAAAGGCTTCACAATAAAGACTCATACCCAGACTCCCGGTATAGTTGATAATTTGCTATAGATCGTATTAGAAATCTAAATGGCAGCACGAGGCAGTTCGTCTTCAGGTTTCctcaaaagaaaaagaaggccatTGGTGCGCCTCTCAAAGCTTGCCTGATGCGAATATTTGCTCATTTGCTTCGCTTAGATGGCTTCATCGCGGGGAACGGGACCCCGGGTCCCGATTCATGTTGCTCTTGAAGAATGCCGACTGATCCGTTGGAGATGTCCATTACGGACTAACATGCCGACTCGCGGTCGCCCGATGCAGTCAAGATCTCCCACTTGCCGCAGTTCGCTGCAAGGGTGAATGATCTAGACAAGGGAGGAGACCAGGGTTCTCAGATAGCCCTCAAGTACAATCTGCAACACAATGGGAACAAGGTTTCACTCTCAGccgagagaaggagaaaacGTTAGAAGACAAAGGTGGCTAGGATAAACTTATTTTTATAGATGAAAATCTGACTTGTTCAGGGAAGGGAAATATGATCAACAGCAGATGCAACAATGCAGAAAAGTGGCGACATGGAGTCTAATATTAGTTAAAAGATGCAACTATTATATCGACTATTCGTTTTCATCAAAACTCAgtatataagctatatatGCACATCAAAGTCTCGTCTAGCGTCGGCATGAAGCACTCGAACAACGGGAATAGGAGATAGGAGACTTAACCCTTCTTTGACCCATCCTACTGTCCTAGTTATTTCTCCGTTCCTCAAGCCCCCATGCAAGCATCCATATGCAGATGGATCGGCTTGGGAGTGTAACAGGAAGGAGCCTGCTGCTAGCTATGGGAGATGGTAATTACGATTGGTATCACATGCATGTTGAAAGAAATGTGTGTACCGGGCTGAAGTTGATTATGGGGTAGCATTGCACCATGTTATTTCCGAGCCGTTGTTACTACATAACATCATCCACGCTTCTCATAGTTATTTACCCCACCTTACAATGGCGTTACTCAGCTTTATAGTGGCGTTAGCTCGTTGAAGTAACATGCGAAGATGAGTTGTTCTCAGCCTTTACCAAAGAAGAGATAAAATATCACTATATAGAGCGGTTGCAAGGGTATTCAATGCTCCTACGCGACGAAACAACTACAGTAGCTACTACCCCTCAAGAGAATTTGGAATTAGCGTTGATATTTTTCTTatcaaagaagcaaaatagGAAGCTGCATTTTACTTCACCCGCCGTGACGCGGCTTTACTTGATGAAGAGTTGAGATAGAACTAGTTAATTCCTGAGGGATCCTAATGGTGGTTGAAGCTACTACCGATTGCGTTAAAATGACAAAAGAGCACGTCTTGATCCAGTTGCTCATTAGATGAACAGATGATATATATGGGCGCTTTATGTAGCCTAGATGAGCCTGCAGTCGGTAATATACATACCAGACACTAACCTGTACTAAGACCATATAAAGCAAATAAAGGAATTGTTTACAGAAGCATGCCAGTTATTGAACCCCATGATCATGGTTCTATATATCATGATCAAGGACTAATTTCTCCACCTAGTTGGGGACCATGTCAAGCAGCAAAACGTATGTTCCTGTAACCCTCGCCGGCAAGGCTAGCCGAACTTCAATCTTGGCGTCTCTATTTCTTCATGATGCTTCTAGTACTGACCACACCATTCAATACACTATTATCGGTGGTGTTCTCTGTAATAGGCAGGTTGTAGAACGGCGCACTCGCGAGTCTCATGATAATGTtagtttcttctttccttttcttttttattaaaaaaggaGCAGTCTACTCCTGATTCGGACCAGCAGCTAATGACATGTAGCCGTGAGAATGATATCTTGAAGTTTAGATAAATGGCCTCCCGCTTAAAGGCAAATCATACATTCCTATTTTGACAATCCCCCACGATTGCGTCTTTGAGTCATTATTCGCAAAAGTGAGGGTTATCTATGGATGAGTCGGTGCAATGTATACCGAAGACCTAGAGATTGCAAGTATATAAAGTCCCTGGTGAAACCCGTTTAATTCAGATCCAAGCACTGATAGGAACAGTTTAGACAACAGTCTATCATCTACAGACGCCTCGACTCATAGCCTTCTCTACATACCTTGAACCACCTTCACTAGTCTGAGTTTATCAACCTCATTCACAGCCATTCAGGATGAAGTCCGTCACTTTAGTCGCAAACGTCTTTTTGGTGGCCACTGCCGCCTTGGCGtctcctcttgctgctcgcAAGCAGGCAGCTATGGATTCTATTCGCGCTAGGGCCGCTGCTCGTCGTTCTAATAGATTCCAAGCCGGTTCGAACATTGGCAATGGAACTGCCGACGTGGAGTCTACCAACTGGGCAGGCGCTGCTATCACAACTTCAGGCATTACCGAGGTAACCGGCACCTTCACTGTTCCCCAGCCCAGCGTTCCAGCTGGCGGCAGCTCTCGCAATGAATACTGTGGTGCTGCATGGGTAGGAATTGATGGCTACTCTGATGCCGATCTTATCCAGACTGGCGTCCTCTGGTGCGTCGAAGGTGGTGAATACTTGTACGAAGCCTGGTATGAGTATCTCCCCGCTTCGCTGGTCGAATACTCGGGAATTTCTGTCAGTGCTGGAGATGTTGTTACTGTTACTGCCACCAAGACTGGCACTAACAGTGGAGTCACGACGTTGTCGAGCGGTGGACGAACCGTATCCCATACCTTTTCCAGGGAAAGCTCACCCTTGCCCGGTACAAGCGCTGAATGGATTGTCGAGGACTTCACCTCCGGCAGCTCATTGGTTCCATTTGCTGACTTTGGATCTGTTACCTTCACCGGAGCAAGCGCCCTCATCAACGGAGCCACTGTTTCGCCAGGCAGCGGGTCTGCGGTTATTATTGACCTTGAGGATTCAAGAGGAAACATCATAACTGGAACAACTGTCTCTGGCAGCTCGGTGACTGTCAACTACGAATAAAATTTGGAGCCATTTGACTCTACCAAACCTTGGCGGAGAAACATGACACGCTGGGCAAGAGGTGGATTTTGAAGAGCATTGGTTCCATATGCCTTTTCAGAAGCAAACTCGTGTTGAGGACCAGGTGAAGAAATGCAAGGACGAGTCACTATAGTTGAAGAGTAAAAATAAAGTCTTATTTGCCCCTgattaatattatatatgaTAATTGGTGACTTGACTCTGTTATTACAGTGTAAATCATGTGACACTCTATATTGTGGTCTAGGCGCTGGCTTAATGTCTTCAGTAACCGACTATGTTAAGTCAGAAAAGCAAATCGAAAAATACTCAAAATGGAAATTactgcctcttcatcattgagTTGAACTTGGTGGGACCAATAACTGATGCCTCGCCCGATCCCCTCACAAACTTTGCAGCTGATGCTTCTTACTCTATCCCGAAGTTTTATATGACTCGTTATCCAAATCGCCACTCAGTATGTACACTAGAGTATCTTTTACATCAAGAGAATGACTCGTAAACCAAGATCATTGCTTTGACTTTGCAGCGTTCTCGGTTACAAGGCCCATGAGTCGATCAAATGCTCTCTGGTCGTCTCCTTTTTTAAACTCCTCCTCATTCGTGTCCTCATCTAAAAAGAACATGCCATACTTGTCGTCCACCGCCCCATATCCAAACAATCGCAGCCTTGGGTCGGCCTTAAGCTTTCGGCGAATATCCTGGATATCTTCAGGTTCGTCCTCAAAGTGATAATCGGGGCTATATTTCTCGTCCCTCGTGAGTGGTACATtatcgccatcgccagcaaTTAACTCGGTAAGCGCGGGCTTTGCCTCGTATACCGCATCAAAAAAACTGGCCCAAGTGTAGGCTTCTTCCATGTAGGGATGCTCACCCCCAGCAACACATTCCTTGACATCGAGAGACTTGAGAACATTTAGATGACCGCCTATAAACGAGACCAGCTCCGGGCCAACGAAGCACCTCGTCAGCTTCAACGACTCCAATAGTGGAAGATCGTCGGGCATAAGCGAAAGCTGGATGGTGCGAACCGGTTGATGGCCGAGGGGATCTGCCGCATGGATAGCAAGGTGTTTGAGTCCCGTCATGTGGTGGAAAAAGGTAGTATCCATTTTCTCAAGGAAGTCAACATAACCCCACACTGTATTGGTCTTCCACCCTGCGCCGTTATCCGTGCCGAATATCTTAAAGGATGCAGTCTCTAAACGAGAGAGAAATTGACGAAACTCTTCTGTTAGGAAAGCCGATGTTCTCTTGGGAATTAGCTCATCTACGATAAGCTCCC harbors:
- a CDS encoding GPR1/FUN34/yaaH family domain-containing protein, which gives rise to MGFRGVSNQSVFVANLCFLAGLGLLISAQWEMVRGNTFEYTVLAAFGLYYGGYGVLILPSMGILESYKGDTTEYYNAFGIYQLVWCILNLFFFIASLPTGGPNIIIYGGLELSYIFNCIAHFVRADGNVATSTSLMKAGGAFGFIASLAGFYMLGHELCQDVLPFRVPVYNTSRLAGRRKSSDQSN
- a CDS encoding HD domain-containing protein; the encoded protein is MCQDEVASNGWTSVPRHAGTLFGDKLSTIEPLPLSISELGFPSSDEVVAKTIDYAKATLHPQTFNHSMRVYYFGMAITKQYFPKQAAGFNPATWALTCLLHDIGTAEEFLTATRMSFDIYGGIKALQVLKDIGASKDQAEAVSEAIIRHEDMGIHGEIAYLGQLIQLATTYDNTSVHPYVKNFEKLLHHTTVAEINEAHPRLKWSSFFSGTIRKEMTIKPWCHSGNLPNFDNEIEANPLMKEWDY
- a CDS encoding peptidase a4 family domain-containing protein, whose product is MKSVTLVANVFLVATAALASPLAARKQAAMDSIRARAAARRSNRFQAGSNIGNGTADVESTNWAGAAITTSGITEVTGTFTVPQPSVPAGGSSRNEYCGAAWVGIDGYSDADLIQTGVLWCVEGGEYLYEAWYEYLPASLVEYSGISVSAGDVVTVTATKTGTNSGVTTLSSGGRTVSHTFSRESSPLPGTSAEWIVEDFTSGSSLVPFADFGSVTFTGASALINGATVSPGSGSAVIIDLEDSRGNIITGTTVSGSSVTVNYE
- a CDS encoding f-box-like domain-containing protein codes for the protein MSRLSALPQELTLQIFRLLELGDKVRLSATCRQYRAQLAPEIFKTIRLTNNERIAQSVLGAIETYGEYTTRMEFTAHCGPNDELTTPALTPAAAKVIQGHLTPNLRTFSLKSDFDFDNGEEWDSEHPDAVMGMSIYIFEGVETEEHIREREETWQWRALINETWRALAANIHVRELIVDELIPKRTSAFLTEEFRQFLSRLETASFKIFGTDNGAGWKTNTVWGYVDFLEKMDTTFFHHMTGLKHLAIHAADPLGHQPVRTIQLSLMPDDLPLLESLKLTRCFVGPELVSFIGGHLNVLKSLDVKECVAGGEHPYMEEAYTWASFFDAVYEAKPALTELIAGDGDNVPLTRDEKYSPDYHFEDEPEDIQDIRRKLKADPRLRLFGYGAVDDKYGMFFLDEDTNEEEFKKGDDQRAFDRLMGLVTENAAKSKQ